The Streptomyces kanamyceticus DNA segment CGTCAAGGACTGCGTCCGCGTCGCCTTGCAGGCCCCGTCGGGCAGCAACCGGCAGACCTGGCACTGGATGGTCGTGACGGACGCGGAGCAGCGGGCCGAGATAGGCCGCCTCTACCGGCGCGCGGTGCAGACGTATCTGAATTCGGAGGGAACGTGCGCGTCGCTGTTCCCCGAGGACCCCGAACGCCACGCCGTGCAGCGGCGCGTGGGCGACAGCGTGGCCCATCTGGGCGACCACATGGGTGAGGTGCCCGTACTCGTCATCCCCTGTCTCGACGCGAACGAGGCTCCCGAGTACAACGAAGCGGGCAAGTGGGGGTCGATCATCCAGGCCGCCTGGAGCTACATGCTCGCCGCCCGCGCACGCGGGCTCGGCACCGCCTGGACCACCTTGCACCTGATGTACGAGAAGGAGATCGCGGAACTCCTCGGCCTCCCCGACGGGATCGTCCAGGCGGCGCTGATCCCGACGGCGTACTCCCTGGGCACCGATTTCCGGCCTGCGGCGCGCCAGCCGCTCGAACAGGTGCTGCACATCGATACGTGGTGAATCGATACGTGGTGAGGAGCGGGCATGCGGACCGATGGGGAACCCCTACCGACGCGCAGAGTTGGTGAACTTAGGCTTTCGGCCCAGGGGTTGGGCTGTCTGAGCATGACGTCCTTCTACGCGCGGGCCGACCCCGCCGAGGCCCTCGCCACCGTGCGCCGAGCGATCGACCGTGGCGTCACCCTCCTGGACACGGCGGACGTCCAGGGCCTGGGCGAGGGAGAGCGGCTGCTCGGCAAGGCCGTCGCGGGACGGCGGGACCGCGTGCTCCTCTCCACCAAGGTGGGCCTCGAACGGGACCGGAACGGGGAGTTCCGTGGCGTACGCGGTGACCGGGCCTACATCCGGCAACGCTGCCACGGCTCCCTGCGACGCCTCGGTGTCGACCACCTCGACCTCTACGTCAAGCACTGGGCGGCCCCCGGTGAGCGGATCGAAGAGGCGATCGAGGCGCTGGCGGAGCTCGTCGCCGAGGGAAAGGTGCGCCATGTGTGCCTCTCCGAGGTCTCGGCGGACACCATCCG contains these protein-coding regions:
- a CDS encoding nitroreductase family protein; the protein is MPLLDLNPDELLTTTRSVRKRLDLTRTVPLELVKDCVRVALQAPSGSNRQTWHWMVVTDAEQRAEIGRLYRRAVQTYLNSEGTCASLFPEDPERHAVQRRVGDSVAHLGDHMGEVPVLVIPCLDANEAPEYNEAGKWGSIIQAAWSYMLAARARGLGTAWTTLHLMYEKEIAELLGLPDGIVQAALIPTAYSLGTDFRPAARQPLEQVLHIDTW